A section of the Anabaena cylindrica PCC 7122 genome encodes:
- the kdpA gene encoding potassium-transporting ATPase subunit KdpA, whose product MLQGWIQIALTLLIVIATTPLLGKYIARVFLGEKTLLDKVLNPLEKVIYTFSGVRPDDEMTGWQYIQAVLYSNLVMGILVYLILMLQGWLPLNPTGLSAPNWHLALHTTLSFLTNTDQQHYAGETTYSYASQTFALGFLMFTSAATGIAVGIAFIRGLTGRTLGNFYIDLTKSITRILLPMSVVGGLLLMMAGVPETLAGVATATTLEGTTQAIARGPIAHFEIIKQIGENGGGFFGINSAHPYENPNGFTNLLETWAMISIPSAFIYTYGVFANNIKQAWLVFWMVFIIFVILVGVAAIGEYQGNPLVNNLLGEQQPNLEGKEVRFGWAQTALWAVMTTATMCGAVNGMHDSLMPPGGFATLFNLFLQIIWGGQGTGTAYLFLYLILAVFLTGLMVGRTPEFLGRKIEKKEIVLASVVLLIHPFAILIPWSIVFAFPDALGGITNPGFHGVSQVVYEYASAAANNGSGFEGLGDGTLWWNLSTSISILAGRYISIIALLLLADSMSRKQLVPISAGTLRTDTKLFTGITGGVILILGALTFFPVLVLGPIAEAFLINRGG is encoded by the coding sequence ATGTTACAAGGATGGATACAAATTGCCTTGACATTACTAATAGTCATAGCAACAACGCCCTTACTGGGGAAATATATAGCACGAGTTTTTCTAGGAGAAAAAACACTCCTTGATAAAGTTTTAAATCCCCTAGAAAAAGTAATTTATACCTTCAGCGGAGTACGTCCCGATGATGAAATGACAGGCTGGCAATATATCCAAGCAGTATTGTATAGCAATCTCGTCATGGGGATTTTAGTTTATCTAATTTTGATGCTTCAGGGATGGCTGCCATTAAATCCCACAGGGCTAAGTGCGCCGAATTGGCATTTAGCACTGCATACCACACTTTCCTTTCTGACCAACACAGATCAACAACATTATGCTGGTGAAACAACCTACAGTTATGCCAGCCAAACATTTGCTTTAGGTTTTTTAATGTTTACCTCAGCAGCCACAGGAATAGCAGTAGGAATCGCCTTTATTCGCGGTTTAACAGGTAGGACTTTAGGCAACTTTTATATTGATTTAACCAAATCAATTACCCGGATTTTGCTACCTATGTCCGTTGTAGGGGGATTGTTGTTAATGATGGCAGGAGTACCCGAAACCCTAGCAGGAGTAGCAACAGCGACCACATTAGAAGGGACAACACAAGCGATCGCACGAGGACCCATCGCCCACTTTGAAATTATCAAACAAATTGGTGAAAACGGCGGTGGCTTCTTTGGCATCAACTCAGCCCATCCCTATGAAAATCCCAATGGATTTACAAACTTATTAGAAACCTGGGCAATGATATCCATTCCCTCAGCATTTATTTACACATACGGCGTATTTGCTAACAATATTAAACAAGCCTGGCTAGTATTTTGGATGGTTTTTATCATCTTCGTCATTTTAGTAGGTGTAGCCGCAATTGGTGAATACCAAGGAAATCCCCTCGTTAATAACCTATTAGGAGAACAACAACCCAACTTAGAAGGCAAAGAAGTCCGATTTGGTTGGGCGCAAACAGCACTATGGGCAGTAATGACCACAGCCACCATGTGCGGTGCTGTCAATGGAATGCACGACTCCCTCATGCCACCAGGAGGATTTGCCACTCTTTTTAACCTCTTCCTACAAATTATTTGGGGAGGACAAGGAACCGGGACAGCATATTTATTTCTCTACTTAATTTTGGCAGTATTCCTAACAGGGTTAATGGTAGGACGCACCCCAGAATTTTTAGGACGCAAAATAGAGAAAAAAGAAATTGTTCTAGCCAGCGTAGTCTTATTAATTCACCCCTTCGCTATTTTAATTCCTTGGTCAATTGTATTTGCTTTTCCTGATGCACTAGGAGGAATTACTAACCCAGGTTTTCATGGAGTTTCCCAAGTAGTTTATGAATATGCTTCCGCCGCAGCTAACAACGGTTCTGGTTTTGAAGGATTAGGAGATGGAACTTTGTGGTGGAACCTTAGCACCAGCATCAGCATTTTAGCAGGACGTTATATCTCCATAATTGCTCTACTACTGTTAGCAGATAGTATGTCTCGCAAGCAACTTGTGCCTATCAGCGCAGGTACATTGAGAACCGATACCAAACTATTTACTGGCATCACTGGCGGCGTAATTTTAATTCTAGGGGCGCTCACCTTCTTCCCCGTACTAGTTCTAGGCCCCATAGCCGAAGCATTTTTAATCAATAGAGGTGGGTAG
- a CDS encoding response regulator transcription factor, producing the protein MVSTPIKILLVEDDELFRLGLRVRLQQETGLEIIAEAEDGETAIELVNRHSLDVVLLDVGLPGIGGIEACQQIKQKYPYLPVLILTSHSQKSLIMQLIAAGAQGYCLKGIPAEKLILALRSVASGASWWDETATKEIRSSFTSDSSQIDSENSSKPANPLTQREREILTLLAARKTNQEIALSLYITPGTVRVHVHAILQKLEVSDRTQAVVVALQKQLIRNS; encoded by the coding sequence ATGGTATCTACTCCAATCAAAATTCTCCTAGTTGAGGATGATGAACTCTTCCGCTTAGGGTTGCGCGTGCGATTGCAACAAGAAACAGGGTTAGAAATTATCGCTGAGGCTGAAGATGGAGAAACAGCTATTGAATTAGTCAACCGACATTCTCTTGATGTAGTGCTTTTAGATGTAGGATTACCAGGAATTGGGGGAATTGAAGCCTGTCAGCAAATTAAACAGAAATATCCCTATTTACCAGTTCTGATCTTAACTTCCCATTCTCAAAAATCCTTGATTATGCAGTTAATTGCCGCAGGCGCTCAAGGCTATTGTCTCAAAGGAATTCCGGCTGAAAAATTAATTTTAGCACTCCGTTCTGTTGCATCTGGGGCATCTTGGTGGGATGAAACGGCAACGAAAGAAATTCGGTCTAGTTTTACATCTGATTCTAGCCAAATTGACTCAGAAAATAGCTCAAAACCTGCCAATCCACTCACCCAAAGAGAAAGAGAAATTCTCACATTGTTAGCAGCCAGAAAAACAAATCAAGAAATTGCCCTGTCACTCTACATTACGCCAGGAACAGTCCGGGTACACGTCCATGCAATTTTGCAAAAACTAGAAGTTAGCGATCGCACTCAAGCCGTTGTTGTCGCTTTACAAAAACAATTAATTCGTAATTCGTAA
- the kdpB gene encoding potassium-transporting ATPase subunit KdpB, whose product MTTTKTRQQRKHTPKAKTAGLYSRAFKQAFIKLNPRNMLKNPVMFLVWVGTIITALVTIDPNLFGTATGNNPRLFNGLITIILFFTVVFANFAEAVAEGRGKAQADSLRATKADVTARKILPDGSIQEVNSTSLSRGDQIKVISGDFIPADGEVIAGLASVDESAITGESAPVLKQPGTDIASSVTGGTRIISDELIIRITSEPGQGFIDRMIALVEGASRSKTPNEIALTVLLAVLTQVFLVVIITLPTVSVYVNSPVSIAVLIALLVALIPTTIGGLLSAIGIAGMDRVAQFNVIATSGRAVEACGDINTLVLDKTGTITLGNRMAEEFIPVQGHSLQEVAQISLDSSVFDETPEGKSIIKLAEKLGAKLNFDSKQAEGIEFSAKTRMSGIDLANGVQIRKGAVDAIKGFVRSRNGKLTPELDVAYERISRLGGTPLAVCQDSDIYGVIYLKDIIKPGIQERFDQMRRMGIKTIMLTGDNRITASVIAKEAGVDDFIAEATPEDKIEVIRNEQAQGKLVAMTGDGTNDAPALAQANVGVAMNSGTQAAKEAANMVDLDSDPTKLIDIVTIGKQLLITRGALTTFSIANDVAKYFAIIPAIFPGIGVSSLNIMGLVSTQSAVLSALIYNALIIPALIPLALTGVKFRSLTADQLLQRNIFIYGLGGVVAPFIAIKIIDVLISSVGLA is encoded by the coding sequence ATGACAACTACAAAAACTCGACAACAACGCAAACATACACCCAAAGCCAAAACTGCGGGACTCTACTCCAGGGCATTTAAACAAGCATTTATCAAACTCAACCCACGCAATATGCTGAAAAATCCAGTCATGTTCCTGGTGTGGGTGGGTACGATTATTACAGCCTTAGTGACAATTGACCCCAATTTATTTGGGACTGCAACTGGTAACAACCCGCGACTTTTTAACGGACTAATTACCATAATTCTATTCTTCACCGTTGTTTTTGCTAACTTTGCTGAAGCTGTAGCCGAAGGAAGAGGTAAAGCTCAAGCTGACTCTCTCCGCGCCACAAAAGCTGATGTTACAGCCCGAAAAATTCTCCCTGATGGTTCTATTCAAGAAGTTAATTCCACTAGCTTAAGTCGTGGCGACCAAATTAAAGTTATCTCTGGTGATTTTATTCCCGCAGATGGAGAAGTAATTGCTGGTTTGGCTTCTGTCGATGAATCAGCTATTACCGGAGAATCAGCACCAGTTTTAAAACAACCGGGAACTGATATTGCTAGTTCCGTGACTGGAGGAACTCGCATTATTTCTGATGAATTGATCATTAGAATTACATCAGAACCAGGTCAAGGTTTTATCGACCGCATGATTGCTTTAGTAGAAGGTGCTTCCCGCAGTAAAACCCCCAATGAAATTGCTTTAACTGTACTTTTAGCGGTTTTAACTCAAGTTTTTTTAGTGGTAATTATCACCTTGCCCACAGTTTCAGTTTATGTCAATTCACCCGTTAGTATTGCAGTATTAATCGCTTTATTAGTAGCGTTAATTCCAACTACGATTGGGGGATTATTAAGCGCAATTGGAATTGCGGGAATGGATAGAGTAGCTCAATTTAATGTCATTGCTACCTCTGGAAGGGCTGTAGAAGCTTGCGGAGATATTAACACTTTAGTTTTAGATAAAACAGGAACAATCACTCTAGGAAACCGCATGGCCGAGGAATTTATTCCTGTTCAAGGTCACTCTCTCCAGGAAGTTGCCCAAATTTCCCTTGATTCTAGTGTGTTTGATGAAACACCAGAAGGAAAATCAATCATTAAGTTAGCAGAGAAATTAGGTGCAAAATTAAATTTCGACTCGAAACAAGCAGAAGGTATTGAATTTTCAGCCAAAACCCGCATGAGTGGTATTGATTTAGCGAATGGAGTACAAATTCGTAAAGGTGCTGTAGATGCGATTAAAGGATTTGTCCGTTCTCGAAATGGAAAATTAACCCCAGAATTAGATGTAGCTTATGAGCGAATTTCTAGATTAGGTGGAACGCCATTAGCAGTCTGTCAAGATAGTGATATTTATGGTGTAATTTACCTCAAAGATATTATCAAACCAGGCATTCAAGAAAGATTCGATCAAATGCGCCGGATGGGTATTAAAACCATTATGCTCACAGGAGATAATCGCATTACTGCTTCTGTGATTGCCAAAGAAGCAGGTGTAGATGACTTTATTGCCGAGGCAACTCCAGAAGATAAAATTGAGGTAATTCGTAACGAACAAGCCCAAGGAAAATTAGTCGCAATGACTGGAGATGGTACTAATGATGCTCCAGCTTTAGCTCAGGCAAATGTCGGTGTGGCGATGAATTCTGGTACACAAGCCGCAAAGGAAGCGGCTAATATGGTTGATCTAGATTCTGACCCAACCAAATTAATAGATATCGTCACTATTGGTAAACAATTACTAATTACTCGTGGCGCACTAACTACTTTCTCTATTGCTAATGATGTGGCTAAATACTTTGCCATTATTCCCGCTATTTTTCCAGGTATTGGTGTGAGTAGTCTCAATATTATGGGTTTAGTAAGTACCCAATCTGCTGTTTTATCAGCTTTGATTTACAATGCTTTAATTATTCCGGCTTTGATTCCCTTAGCATTAACTGGTGTAAAATTTAGATCCCTAACTGCTGATCAACTTTTACAACGCAATATTTTTATTTACGGATTAGGTGGTGTGGTTGCTCCTTTCATCGCCATCAAAATCATTGATGTTCTGATTTCATCTGTAGGACTGGCTTAA
- a CDS encoding potassium channel family protein — translation MYSTLEQKYKRIQQELMAGAVALGFVFLIGTLWYWLVEGWSWEDAAYMTVITLATVGYGETHPLGSRGRLFTIALILMGVVNIGYIVNRFTEAVIQGYFQEGIRLRQQRRLMESLSGHYIICGFSRTGRQIAKEFRAEGVTFVVIDAEMESVQRAQAEGYTAYQGDATLDDTLLKVGIERAICIVAALPSDAENLYIVLSVKTLNPGIRAIARASTEEALKKLQRGGADAVISPYITGGKRMAAAALRPQVLDFVDGILTGADRQLYMEEFLLDPTMCPFVGQSLQKAKLRSQSGALVLAIRRTDGNLIGGPTGDTVLMPGDTLICMGTAEQLQSLNQILGPINSQQLRRPKNS, via the coding sequence GTGTATTCTACCCTTGAGCAAAAATATAAACGGATTCAACAAGAATTAATGGCTGGGGCAGTGGCCCTTGGCTTTGTGTTCCTCATTGGGACTTTATGGTATTGGTTGGTGGAGGGCTGGTCATGGGAAGATGCAGCTTACATGACTGTGATCACCTTGGCAACTGTAGGTTATGGCGAGACTCACCCGCTAGGTAGTCGCGGCAGGTTATTTACAATTGCTCTGATTTTGATGGGTGTAGTCAATATCGGTTACATTGTCAATAGATTTACAGAAGCTGTAATTCAAGGCTATTTTCAAGAAGGAATTCGACTACGGCAACAAAGGCGCTTAATGGAATCCCTTTCAGGACATTACATAATTTGTGGTTTCAGCCGGACTGGGCGACAAATTGCCAAGGAGTTTCGAGCCGAAGGGGTGACTTTTGTCGTCATTGATGCGGAGATGGAATCTGTACAAAGGGCGCAGGCAGAAGGTTACACGGCATATCAAGGTGATGCAACTTTGGATGATACGCTGCTGAAAGTTGGCATTGAACGAGCAATTTGTATTGTGGCTGCACTTCCTTCTGATGCCGAAAATTTATATATAGTTTTATCTGTAAAAACATTAAATCCTGGTATTCGAGCGATCGCACGGGCAAGTACAGAAGAAGCTTTGAAAAAGTTACAACGAGGCGGTGCAGATGCGGTGATTTCCCCTTATATTACCGGTGGTAAGCGAATGGCAGCAGCAGCCCTTAGACCGCAAGTTTTAGACTTTGTAGATGGGATTTTGACTGGGGCAGACCGTCAGTTATATATGGAAGAATTTTTACTTGACCCGACTATGTGTCCTTTTGTAGGACAAAGTTTGCAAAAAGCGAAATTGCGATCACAATCTGGGGCTTTAGTTTTAGCTATTCGCCGTACTGATGGCAATTTGATAGGTGGACCAACTGGAGATACAGTTTTAATGCCAGGAGATACCTTAATTTGTATGGGTACGGCTGAACAATTGCAGAGTCTCAACCAAATTCTTGGCCCGATTAATTCTCAGCAACTACGAAGACCGAAGAATAGTTAG
- the kdpF gene encoding K(+)-transporting ATPase subunit F gives MNELSEIFATCQRHRIPVNLFLLLCLNVLLAPAVQAATPGAESRFSAYTITLLGLVTLSLCIYLFVVIFQPEKF, from the coding sequence ATGAATGAATTATCAGAAATATTTGCAACTTGCCAACGCCATCGCATTCCGGTAAATCTCTTTTTACTGCTTTGTTTGAATGTATTACTAGCACCAGCAGTACAAGCGGCGACACCAGGAGCAGAATCAAGGTTTTCAGCTTACACAATCACTCTATTAGGACTTGTTACCCTGTCTCTTTGTATTTATTTATTTGTTGTAATTTTTCAACCTGAGAAATTTTAA
- the kdpC gene encoding K(+)-transporting ATPase subunit C has protein sequence MSQRYQISKAIRSTLVLWLLTAFIYPLFMLISGQIAFSNQVNGSLITNSQGTVIGSALIGQPFTSENYFWSRPSTTNYSTANPKNDDAGILKTGVSGASNLAPSNPELLKRINGTDGEINRLKKAGVKPTADLVYTSGSSLDPHITPEGAEVQIARVAKARGVQPQKLKTLILQNTDGRFLGIFGEPGVNVFKLNLALDKLS, from the coding sequence ATGAGTCAGAGATATCAAATTAGTAAAGCGATTCGTTCAACTTTAGTTTTGTGGTTGTTAACAGCTTTTATCTATCCGTTATTTATGTTGATTTCGGGACAAATCGCGTTTTCTAATCAAGTTAACGGTAGCTTAATTACAAATTCCCAAGGAACGGTAATTGGTTCAGCGTTAATTGGTCAACCATTTACAAGCGAAAATTATTTCTGGAGTCGTCCCAGTACTACTAACTACAGCACTGCAAACCCAAAAAATGATGATGCTGGTATTTTGAAAACTGGGGTATCTGGTGCTAGTAACCTCGCTCCCAGTAATCCAGAATTGTTAAAACGCATTAACGGGACTGACGGTGAAATTAATCGTCTGAAAAAAGCGGGTGTAAAACCTACCGCTGATTTAGTTTACACTTCTGGTTCTAGTCTTGACCCTCACATTACTCCTGAAGGTGCGGAGGTGCAAATTGCCAGGGTAGCCAAAGCGCGAGGAGTTCAGCCACAGAAGTTGAAAACTTTAATTTTGCAAAACACTGATGGTCGGTTTTTGGGTATTTTTGGTGAACCTGGGGTAAATGTTTTCAAGCTAAATCTAGCACTGGATAAATTGAGTTAG
- a CDS encoding methylmalonic aciduria and homocystinuria type D protein produces MVNYPSVCTSEQNYPINLVGKTGQAVQISIHNPSQYICANCEQILPDWKQQQFLWVVVVLQQSRYQLEEKTAQIETEKERLREKFMRFGCDVAFNLRDRGYLTDIIDPRTGYPLLSHPGPVPHDDTAVAKALLDYAVIKNQCCVLVHPQWGTAVYPSILLSEAPPEMIELVTRAIAPLHGWIEVEIT; encoded by the coding sequence GTGGTGAATTATCCCAGCGTTTGCACTTCAGAGCAAAACTATCCCATTAATTTAGTTGGCAAAACGGGACAAGCTGTTCAAATTTCCATTCATAATCCCAGTCAGTATATCTGTGCCAACTGCGAACAGATTTTACCAGATTGGAAACAGCAACAGTTTTTGTGGGTAGTGGTTGTATTGCAGCAATCAAGATATCAACTAGAGGAAAAGACAGCACAAATAGAAACAGAAAAAGAAAGATTGCGGGAAAAATTTATGAGGTTTGGTTGTGACGTAGCATTTAATTTGCGCGATCGCGGTTATTTAACAGACATCATTGATCCCCGCACTGGCTATCCCTTGCTTTCCCATCCTGGCCCAGTTCCCCACGATGACACAGCAGTAGCTAAAGCTTTACTAGATTATGCAGTTATTAAAAATCAATGTTGCGTACTGGTTCATCCTCAATGGGGTACTGCGGTTTATCCGAGTATTTTGCTTTCCGAAGCACCCCCAGAAATGATTGAATTAGTTACGAGAGCGATCGCACCTCTGCATGGTTGGATAGAGGTTGAAATTACCTAA
- a CDS encoding sensor histidine kinase produces MVYFLAKSPDQESSLGKYLLIVILFIIALVLEYFTPTEYVFGYLYTGPILLANSWLGRRGNFQTTFIAVCLTMLNLVVPGGEEMKISTIASRAIAGIALIVTGVLSDRLRRSEDAIAITRAKLEAQEELSRVREDFASTLTHDLKTPLLGAIETLKAFEQEKFGVVLPAQQKVLATMTRSHQTSLQLLETLLDIYRNDTEGLKLVLAPVDLAILAEDTAATLSELASSRRVYLSLNYGDSDWRQSLWVKGDALQLQRVFTNLLINAINHSRRGERVEVVLESQASYQVVKILDTGAGIQPEQFPYLFERFYQGHSNRQAKGSGLGLYLSRQIIEAHNGIIWAENRVPIGAMFAFKLPVNHFSPL; encoded by the coding sequence ATGGTATATTTTTTAGCTAAATCACCTGATCAAGAATCGTCTTTAGGCAAATATTTACTCATTGTTATTTTATTTATAATTGCCCTAGTTTTGGAGTACTTTACACCAACTGAATATGTGTTTGGCTATCTCTACACAGGGCCAATTTTATTAGCAAACTCCTGGTTGGGAAGACGCGGAAACTTTCAAACAACCTTTATTGCTGTGTGCTTAACTATGCTCAATCTTGTAGTGCCGGGAGGTGAAGAGATGAAGATTTCTACTATAGCCAGTAGAGCGATCGCAGGAATAGCTTTGATTGTCACAGGTGTTTTGAGCGATCGCTTGCGTCGTTCGGAAGATGCGATCGCTATCACCCGTGCTAAGTTAGAAGCTCAAGAGGAGTTATCGAGAGTGCGAGAAGACTTTGCTTCTACCCTCACCCATGATTTAAAAACGCCCCTATTAGGCGCAATTGAAACTCTCAAAGCTTTTGAACAAGAAAAGTTCGGTGTCGTCTTACCAGCACAGCAAAAAGTTTTGGCGACAATGACACGCAGTCATCAAACTTCCTTACAACTACTAGAAACTTTATTAGATATTTATCGCAATGATACTGAAGGTTTAAAACTAGTCTTAGCACCTGTGGATTTAGCTATCTTGGCAGAAGATACCGCTGCTACTCTGTCTGAATTAGCTTCTAGTCGTCGCGTTTATCTCTCACTTAACTATGGTGACTCTGATTGGCGACAATCTCTGTGGGTTAAAGGTGATGCCCTCCAACTGCAACGAGTTTTTACCAATCTTCTCATCAATGCTATCAATCATTCTCGACGTGGCGAACGTGTTGAAGTGGTGTTAGAATCCCAAGCTTCCTATCAAGTAGTGAAAATATTGGATACAGGTGCGGGTATTCAACCTGAACAGTTCCCCTATTTATTTGAACGATTTTATCAAGGACATAGCAACCGTCAAGCAAAAGGTTCTGGATTGGGACTTTATCTATCTCGGCAAATTATTGAAGCTCATAACGGTATAATTTGGGCAGAGAACAGAGTACCCATCGGTGCTATGTTTGCTTTCAAGCTCCCTGTAAATCATTTCAGTCCTCTTTAA